Proteins from one Camelina sativa cultivar DH55 chromosome 8, Cs, whole genome shotgun sequence genomic window:
- the LOC109125842 gene encoding auxin-responsive protein SAUR20-like: protein MALVRSLLGAKRILSRSTTAASAAPKGFLAVYVGESQKKRYLVPISYLNQPSFQALLTKSEEEFGFDHPMGGLTIPCPEDTFINVTSRLQ, encoded by the coding sequence atggCTTTGGTGAGAAGTTTGTTGGGAGCAAAGAGGATTCTAAGCCGCTCCACCACAGCAGCCTCGGCCGCACCAAAAGGGTTTCTTGCAGTGTACGTAGGAGAGAGccagaagaagagatatttggTGCCAATCTCATATTTAAACCAGCCTTCATTCCAAGCTCTTCTCACTAAATCCGAGGAAGAGTTTGGATTTGATCATCCGATGGGTGGCTTAACGATTCCTTGCCCTGAAGATACCTTCATCAATGTGACTTCTCGGCTCCAGTGA
- the LOC104706106 gene encoding auxin-responsive protein SAUR21-like, with protein sequence MALVRSLLGAKKILSRSTRVASEAPKGFLVVYVGESQKKRYLVPISYLHQPSFQALLSKSEEEFGFDHPMGGLTIPCPEDTFINVTSRLQ encoded by the coding sequence atggCTTTGGTGAGAAGTCTATTGGGTGCAAAGAAGATTCTAAGTCGCTCAACCAGAGTAGCCTCGGAGGCCCCTAAAGGGTTTCTTGTGGTGTACGTAGGAGAGAGccagaagaagagatatttggTGCCAATCTCATACTTGCATCAACCTTCATTTCAAGCTCTTCTCAGTAAATCGGAAGAAGAGTTTGGGTTCGATCATCCGATGGGTGGCTTAACGATCCCTTGTCCCGAAGATACCTTCATCAATGTGACTTCTCGGCTCCAATGA
- the LOC104706105 gene encoding NAC domain-containing protein 30-like, with amino-acid sequence MSMVEKYNENEQQEEFVGFRFHPTEQELIRYCLGRNKVAKTWNKVLELQDKTDLYAKEPWRLTHTETDFFEPNEWYYLVTLAQVSGSRKVKGETCEGRWKALGKLSDVLSKDKREVIGKKRILSFYVKGESNSSGWIMTEYYPLDGGSFQNQVLSHLKGP; translated from the coding sequence atgtCGATGGTTGAAAAATACAACGAGAATGAGCAACAAGAGGAGTTTGTTGGGTTTAGGTTTCATCCTACGGAGCAAGAACTCATCCGCTATTGTCTCGGGCGTAATAAGGTTGCCAAAACATGGAATAAAGTATTAGAGTTACAAGACAAGACCGATTTATATGCCAAAGAGCCGTGGCGGTTGACTCACACAGAGACAGACTTTTTCGAACCTAATGAGTGGTACTACCTCGTGACACTGGCTCAGGTCTCTGGAAGCCGCAAAGTCAAAGGAGAGACATGTGAGGGGCGTTGGAAAGCCCTTGGGAAGCTGAGTGATGTTCTATCGAAAGATAAGCGTGAGGTGATTGGGAAGAAGAGGATTCTCAGTTTCTACGTCAAAGGTGAGAGCAACTCGAGTGGTTGGATCATGACGGAATACTATCCCCTTGATGGTGGCTCATTCCAAAATCAAGTTCTCTCCCACCTTAAAGGGCCATGA
- the LOC104706109 gene encoding auxin-responsive protein SAUR24-like, whose translation MAFVRSLLGAKKILGRSTAAASVAPKGFLAVYVGESQKKRYLVPISYLNQPTFQALLGKSEEEFGFDHPMGGLTIPCPEDTFINVTSRLQ comes from the coding sequence ATGGCTTTCGTGAGAAGTCTACTGGGTGCAAAGAAGATTCTAGGCCGCTCCACCGCAGCAGCCTCGGTAGCACCAAAAGGGTTTCTTGCAGTGTACGTAGGAGAGAGccagaagaagagatatttggTGCCAATTTCATACTTGAACCAGCCTACATTTCAAGCGCTCCTCGGTAAATCGGAGGAAGAGTTTGGATTTGATCATCCGATGGGTGGCTTAACGATTCCTTGTCCTGAAGATACCTTCATCAATGTGACTTCTCGGCTCCAATGA
- the LOC109125840 gene encoding auxin-responsive protein SAUR24-like, with amino-acid sequence MALVRSLLGAKKILSRSTGAASAAPKGFLAVYVGESQKKRYLVPVSYLNQPSFRALLSKSEEEFGFDHPMGGLTIPCPEDTFINVTSRLQ; translated from the coding sequence atggCTTTGGTGAGGAGTCTACTGGGTGCAAAGAAGATTCTAAGCCGCTCCACCGGAGCAGCCTCCGCGGCACCAAAAGGGTTTCTTGCAGTGTACGTTGGAGAAAGccagaagaagagatatttggTGCCAGTCTCATATTTAAACCAACCATCATTTCGAGCTCTGCTCAGTAAATctgaagaagagtttggtttCGATCATCCGATGGGTGGCTTAACGATCCCTTGTCCTGAAGATACCTTCATTAACGTGACTTCTCGGCTCCAATGA
- the LOC104706110 gene encoding auxin-responsive protein SAUR21-like — MALMRGFLGAKKILSRSVTATTPKGFLAVYVGEDQVQKKRYMVPVSYLNQPSFQALLIKSEEVFGFDHPMGGLTIPCPEDAFISVTSALQGR, encoded by the coding sequence ATGGCTTTGATGAGAGGTTTCTTGGGtgcaaagaagattctgagCCGCTCTGTTACAGCTACAACACCAAAAGGGTTTCTTGCAGTGTATGTTGGCGAGGACCAGGTCCAGAAAAAGAGATATATGGTGCCAGTCTCATATTTAAACCAGCCTTCATTTCAAGCTCTTCTCATTAAATCCGAGGAAGTGTTTGGGTTCGATCATCCGATGGGTGGCTTAACGATCCCTTGTCCTGAAGATGCCTTCATCTCTGTAACTTCTGCGCTACAGGGAAGATAG
- the LOC104706112 gene encoding phosphoacetylglucosamine mutase-like: protein MDEIQIASLLKSSELFPIPQGLKLSYGTAGFRGDAKLLESTVYRVGILSALRSLKLGSSTIGLMITASHNKVSDNGIKVSDPSGGMLSQEWEPFADQIANAASPQELVSLIREFVEKEEIKIGEYKAAEVWLGRDSRPSGESLLRAAEIGVDSVLGSVSVDIGVLTTPQLHWMVRAKNKGLKATENNYFENLSTSFRCLVDLIPINGNNKFEISKLLVDGANGVGGQKIEMLRGSLSNLDLEIRNTGRDGGVLNEGVGADFVQKEKVLPLGFGLKDVGMRCASLDGDADRLVYFYVPSDSTSDVKVELLDGDKILSLFALFMKEQLNVLDDGKEGKQSRLGVVQTAYANGASTDYLKQLGLDVVFAKTGVKHLHEKAAEFDIGIYFEANGHGTILFSESFLSWLVTKQKDLTTKGQGGSEEQKAVSRLVAVSNLINQAVGDALSGVLLVEVILQHIGWSIQKWNELYKDLPSRQIKVEVPDRTAVVTTSQETEALRPLGIQDAINSEIKNYSRGRAFIRPSGTEDVVRVYAEASTQEAADSLANSVAELVKSFLGSS from the coding sequence ATGGACGAGATCCAAATTGCTTCACTCCTCAAATCATCTGAGCTTTTTCCGATTCCTCAAGGCCTTAAGCTATCGTATGGAACAGCTGGGTTCCGAGGCGATGCAAAACTGCTTGAATCGACTGTTTACAGAGTTGGGATACTCTCAGCTCTCCGATCGCTTAAGCTCGGATCATCCACCATCGGGCTTATGATCACAGCTTCGCACAACAAAGTCTCTGACAATGGCATTAAAGTCTCGGATCCATCTGGGGGTATGCTTTCTCAGGAATGGGAGCCTTTCGCAGATCAGATCGCTAACGCAGCCTCTCCTCAAGAACTCGTTTCGTTGATTAGAGAATTCGTGGAGAAGGAAGAGATTAAGATCGGAGAGTATAAAGCTGCAGAGGTATGGTTGGGAAGGGATTCTAGACCTAGTGGTGAATCGCTTCTCCGAGCTGCGGAGATCGGAGTTGATTCAGTTTTGGGTTCTGTTTCGGTTGACATTGGGGTTTTGACAACTCCGCAGTTGCATTGGATGGTTAGAGCTAAGAATAAAGGTCTTAAGGCTACTGAGAATAATTACTTTGAGAATCTCTCTACTTCGTTTAGGTGTTTGGTTGATCTTATTCCAATTAATGGAAACAATAAGTTTGAGATTAGCAAATTGCTTGTAGATGGTGCTAATGGTGTAGGTGGACAGAAGATTGAGATGCTAAGAGGGTCTTTGAGTAATCTTGATCTTGAGATTCGTAACACAGGGAGAGATGGAGGTGTGCTTAATGAAGGTGTAGGTGCTGATTTTGTTCAGAAAGAAAAGGTTCTGCCTTTAGGATTTGGGTTAAAGGATGTGGGGATGAGGTGTGCGAGTTTGGACGGCGATGCAGATCGATTGGTTTACTTTTACGTTCCTTCAGATTCTACTTCTGATGTAAAGGTTGAGCTACTTGATGGTGATAAGATTTTATCTTTGTTTGCTCTCTTCATGAAAGAGCAACTAAACGTTCTTGATGATGGTAAAGAAGGGAAGCAGTCTCGTCTTGGTGTTGTGCAGACAGCTTACGCTAATGGTGCATCCACGGATTACCTAAAGCAGTTGGGTTTAGATGTTGTTTTTGCTAAAACTGGGGTAAAGCATTTACATGAGAAAGCAGCAGAGTTTGATATTGGAATCTACTTTGAAGCTAATGGCCATGGGACTATACTCTTCTCGGAATCTTTCCTATCTTGGTTGGTTACCAAACAAAAGGATCTAACCACCAAAGGTCAGGGTGGTTCTGAAGAGCAGAAAGCGGTTTCTAGACTAGTGGCAGTGAGTAATCTGATTAACCAAGCGGTTGGTGACGCTCTAAGTGGAGTGCTCTTGGTTGAAGTGATTCTGCAACACATAGGATGGTCAATACAGAAGTGGAATGAGCTATACAAAGACCTTCCTAGCAGACAGATCAAGGTCGAAGTTCCAGACAGAACAGCGGTTGTGACCACAAGCCAAGAAACTGAGGCTCTGAGACCCTTGGGGATTCAAGATGCTATCAATTCTGAAATCAAAAACTACTCGCGTGGCAGAGCTTTTATAAGGCCATCGGGTACAGAAGATGTGGTGAGAGTATATGCAGAAGCATCCACTCAAGAAGCTGCTGATTCTTTGGCTAACTCTGTGGCTGAGCTCGTCAAAAGCTTCCTTGGTTCAAGCTAA
- the LOC109125844 gene encoding auxin-responsive protein SAUR20-like, with the protein MALVRSLLGAKKIFSRSTRATSAAPKGFLAVYVGESQKKRYLVPISYLNKPSFQALLSQSEEEFGFDHPMGGLTIPCPEDTFINVTSRLQR; encoded by the coding sequence ATGGCTTTGGTGAGAAGTCTGTTGGGTGCAAAGAAGATTTTTAGCCGCTCCACCAGAGCAACCTCGGCGGCACCGAAAGGGTTTCTTGCTGTGTACGTTGGAGAGAGccagaagaagagatatttggTGCCAATTTCATACTTAAACAAGCCTTCATTCCAAGCCCTCCTCAGTCAATCGGAGGAAGAGTTTGGATTCGATCATCCGATGGGTGGCTTAACGATTCCCTGTCCGGAAGATACCTTCATCAATGTGACTTCTCGGCTCCAAAGATGA
- the LOC104706113 gene encoding NAC domain-containing protein 30-like — translation MSMVEKYNEKEQQEFVGFRFHPTEQELIRYCLGRNKVSKTSNTVLELEDKTNLYAKEPWRLTHTETDFFEPNQWYYFVTRTGKSRKVRGETCEGCWKPLGKLRYVVSEDKREVIGKKRSLTFYVKGESISSGWTMTEYYPLDGGSFQNQVLCHLKGP, via the coding sequence atgtcGATGGTTGAAAAATACAACGAGAAAGAGCAACAAGAGTTTGTTGGGTTCAGGTTTCATCCTACGGAGCAAGAACTCATCCGCTATTGTCTCGGGCGTAATAAGGTTTCCAAAACATCGAATACAGTGTTAGAGTTAGAAGACAAGACCAATTTATATGCCAAAGAGCCGTGGCGGTTGACTCACACAGAGACAGACTTTTTTGAACCTAACCAGTGGTACTACTTCGTGACACGGACTGGAAAGAGCCGCAAAGTCAGAGGAGAGACGTGTGAGGGATGTTGGAAACCCCTTGGGAAGCTGAGATATGTCGTATCAGAAGATAAGCGTGAGGTGATTGGGAAGAAGAGGAGTCTAACTTTCTACGTCAAAGGTGAGAGCATCTCGAGTGGTTGGACCATGACGGAATACTATCCCCTTGATGGTGGCTCATTCCAAAATCAAGTTCTCTGCCACCTTAAAGGACCATGA
- the LOC109125843 gene encoding auxin-responsive protein SAUR21-like — protein MALVRSLLGAKKILSRSTTAASMSKRAASAAPKGFLAVYVGENQKKRYVVPISYLNQPLFQALLSKSEEEFGFDHPMGGLTIPCPEDTFIYVTSRLQ, from the coding sequence ATGGCTTTGGTGAGAAGTCTATTGGGTGCAAAGAAGATTCTAAGTCGCTCAACCACAGCTGCTTCCATGAGTAAAAGAGCAGCCTCGGCGGCACCAAAAGGGTTTCTTGCAGTGTACGTAGGAGAGAACCAGAAGAAGAGATATGTGGTGCCAATCTCATACTTGAACCAACCTTTGTTTCAAGCTCTTCTCAGTAAATCCGAAGAAGAGTTTGGGTTCGATCACCCAATGGGCGGTTTAACGATACCATGTCCTGAAGATACCTTCATCTATGTGACTTCTCGGCTCCAATGA
- the LOC109125845 gene encoding auxin-responsive protein SAUR21-like, translating to MALVRSLLGAKKILSRSTAEASAAPKGFLAVYVGERQKKRYLVPISYLNQPSFQALLTKSEEEFGFDHPMGGLTIPCPEDTFINVTSRLQ from the coding sequence ATGGCCTTGGTGAGAAGTCTGTTGGGAGCAAAGAAGATTCTAAGCCGCTCCACCGCAGAAGCCTCGGCAGCACCAAAAGGGTTTCTTGCAGTATACGTAGGAGAGCGccagaagaagagatatttggTGCCAATCTCATATTTAAACCAGCCTTCGTTCCAAGCTCTACTCACTAAATCCGAGGAAGAGTTTGGATTCGATCATCCGATGGGTGGCTTAACGATTCCTTGTCCTGAAGATACCTTCATCAATGTGACTTCTCGGCTccaatga
- the LOC104706115 gene encoding superoxide dismutase [Cu-Zn] 3, whose protein sequence is MMEAPRGNLRAVALIAGDSNVRGCLQFIQDISGTTHVTGKISGLSPGFHGFHIHSFGDTTNGCISTGPHFNPLNRVHGPPNEEERHAGDLGNILAGSDGVAEISIKDKEIPLSGQYSILGRAVVVHTDPDDLGKGGHKLSKSTGNAGSRVGCGIIGLQSSAEAKL, encoded by the exons ATGATGGAAGCTCCTAGAGGCAATCTCAGAGCGGTGGCTCTTATCGCTGGCGATAGCAACGTCCGAGGATGTCTTCAGTTCATACAAGACATTTCCG GGACTACTCATGTTACCGGGAAGATCTCAGGACTCTCTCCTGGCTTCCATGGATTTCATATTCACTCTTTTGGGGATACTACAAATGGCTGCATCTCTACTG GACCTCACTTCAATCCATTAAATCGAGTTCACGGACCACCAAACGAGGAAGAGCGTCATGCAGGCGATTTGGGTAACATTCTTGCAGGATCAGACG GTGTTGCTGAAATCTCAATCAAAGATAAAGAG ATACCGCTTAGTGGGCAGTATTCTATACTCGGGAGGGCGGTTGTTGTACATACTGACCCTGATGACCTTGGGAAAG GAGGGCACAAGCTTAGCAAATCAACGGGAAACGCAGGCTCAAGAGTTGGATGCG GTATCATCGGACTTCAATCATCTGCGGAAGCCAAACTATAG
- the LOC104706114 gene encoding eukaryotic translation initiation factor NCBP, translating into MEVADRRDEEIRDSGNMDTIKSHYVTDSVSEERRSRELKDGLHPLRYKYAIWYTRRTPGVRNQTSYEDNIKKIVDFSTVEGFWACYCHLARSSLLPSPTDLHFFKDGIRPLWEDGANCNGGKWIIRFSKVVSARFWEDLLLALVGDQLDDADNICGAVLSVRFNEDIISVWNRNASDHKAVMGLRDSIKRHLKLPHAYVMEYKPHDASLRDNSSYRNTWLRG; encoded by the exons atggaggTTGCTGATAGGAGGGACGAGGAGATCAGGGACTCTGGGAACATGGACACCATTAAGTCTCACTATGTTACCGACTCTGTTTCCGAAGAACGCCGCTCTCGTGAGCTCAAGGATGGTCTCCATCCTCTACGG TACAAGTATGCAATATGGTACACCCGTCGCACACCTGGGGTTCGGAACCAGACTTCTTATGAGGATAACATAAAGAAGATTGTGGACTTCAGCACG GTTGAAGGGTTTTGGGCCTGCTACTGTCACCTTGCTCGGTCTTCTCTCTTGCCTAGTCCAACAGATCTTCACTTCTTTAAGGATGGGATTCGCCCCTTGTGGGAG GATGGTGCAAACTGCAATGGAGGAAAGTGGATAATACGTTTCTCAAAAGTTGTATCTGCTCGTTTCTGGGAGGATCTG CTTCTTGCGCTGGTAGGTGACCAACTTGACGATGCTGATAACATTTGTGGGGCAGTACTGAGTGTCCGCTTCAATGAGGACATCATTAGTGTATGGAATCGCAATGCTTCTGATCATAAG GCAGTGATGGGTTTGAGAGACTCAATCAAGCGGCATTTGAAGTTACCTCACGCATATGTCATGGAATACAAGCCCCATGATGCTTCTCTTCGCGACAACTCTTCCTACAGAAACACATGGCTGAGAGGATAA
- the LOC104706116 gene encoding 5'-adenylylsulfate reductase-like 7 isoform X1 — protein sequence MFSDLMNLWVSVFLFSAVAGLCVPSGFAYVDVCDHEFVVFRSGIEQKCPRSLYPSPPIEVDGDLLDRLMDANHRNAYTSILFYTKRCQFSRAVRPKFDVLSSMFPHIKHLVVEQSQALPSVFSRYGIHSLPSILMVNQTVKVRYHGQKDLEPLIQFYKETTGLKPVQYVDEGEPTSLETDGNLITWLLNGSSVKEIAERDPYMVLTLMFLSLKLAILIFPIMGTRLKTLWAMYVPHLSLGILGETSQLFGRALHMIDVRRLWMKLRLTKTRNFQERAKNALASVSLGKSSSQSA from the exons AT GTTTTCTGATTTGATGAATTTGTGGGTCTCCGTATTCCTCTTCTCTGCGGTAGCTGGATTATGCGTACCTTCTGGATTCGCTTACGTTGACGTTTGCGATCACGAATTCGTTGTGTTCCGATCCGGCATCGAGCAGAAATGTCCTCGCTCTCTCTATCCGAGCCCTCCTATCGAG GTAGATGGAGACCTGCTAGACAGACTCATGGATGCAAACCATAGAAATGCCTATACATCCATACTATTTTATACCAAACGGTGCCAGTTTTCACGTGCAGTACGCCCGAAATTTGATGTTCTGAGTTCAATGTTTCCTCACATAAAGCACCTGGTTGTTGAGCAATCTCAGGCTTTACCATC TGTCTTTTCTAGATATGGTATTCATAGCTTGCCGTCAATCCTGATGGTGAATCAAACAGTGAAGGTGCGATACCATGGTCAAAAGGATCTTGAACCCCTGATTCAGTTTTACAAGGAAACAACAG GTCTTAAACCTGTCCAGTATGTTGATGAAGGTGAACCAACAAGCTTGGAAACCGATGGTAACCTGATCACATGGCTACTCAACGGGTCATCCGTCAAAGAAATAGCAGAAAGAGATCCATATATGGTACTTACATTGATGTTTCTGTCTTTGAAACTGGCAATTTTGATCTTCCCCATCATGGGAACACGCTTGAAAACATTATGGGCAATGTATGTTCCGCATCTGAGCTTGGGAATACTTGGGGAGACTAGCCAGTTGTTTGGCCGTGCCCTGCACATGATAGACGTGAGGAGGCTATGGATGAAACTGAGACTcaccaaaacaagaaactttCAAGAAAGGGCAAAGAACGCACTTGCATCAGTTTCGCTAGGGAAATCTTCATCACAATCAGCCTAA
- the LOC104706116 gene encoding 5'-adenylylsulfate reductase-like 7 isoform X2, producing the protein MNLWVSVFLFSAVAGLCVPSGFAYVDVCDHEFVVFRSGIEQKCPRSLYPSPPIEVDGDLLDRLMDANHRNAYTSILFYTKRCQFSRAVRPKFDVLSSMFPHIKHLVVEQSQALPSVFSRYGIHSLPSILMVNQTVKVRYHGQKDLEPLIQFYKETTGLKPVQYVDEGEPTSLETDGNLITWLLNGSSVKEIAERDPYMVLTLMFLSLKLAILIFPIMGTRLKTLWAMYVPHLSLGILGETSQLFGRALHMIDVRRLWMKLRLTKTRNFQERAKNALASVSLGKSSSQSA; encoded by the exons ATGAATTTGTGGGTCTCCGTATTCCTCTTCTCTGCGGTAGCTGGATTATGCGTACCTTCTGGATTCGCTTACGTTGACGTTTGCGATCACGAATTCGTTGTGTTCCGATCCGGCATCGAGCAGAAATGTCCTCGCTCTCTCTATCCGAGCCCTCCTATCGAG GTAGATGGAGACCTGCTAGACAGACTCATGGATGCAAACCATAGAAATGCCTATACATCCATACTATTTTATACCAAACGGTGCCAGTTTTCACGTGCAGTACGCCCGAAATTTGATGTTCTGAGTTCAATGTTTCCTCACATAAAGCACCTGGTTGTTGAGCAATCTCAGGCTTTACCATC TGTCTTTTCTAGATATGGTATTCATAGCTTGCCGTCAATCCTGATGGTGAATCAAACAGTGAAGGTGCGATACCATGGTCAAAAGGATCTTGAACCCCTGATTCAGTTTTACAAGGAAACAACAG GTCTTAAACCTGTCCAGTATGTTGATGAAGGTGAACCAACAAGCTTGGAAACCGATGGTAACCTGATCACATGGCTACTCAACGGGTCATCCGTCAAAGAAATAGCAGAAAGAGATCCATATATGGTACTTACATTGATGTTTCTGTCTTTGAAACTGGCAATTTTGATCTTCCCCATCATGGGAACACGCTTGAAAACATTATGGGCAATGTATGTTCCGCATCTGAGCTTGGGAATACTTGGGGAGACTAGCCAGTTGTTTGGCCGTGCCCTGCACATGATAGACGTGAGGAGGCTATGGATGAAACTGAGACTcaccaaaacaagaaactttCAAGAAAGGGCAAAGAACGCACTTGCATCAGTTTCGCTAGGGAAATCTTCATCACAATCAGCCTAA
- the LOC104706117 gene encoding uncharacterized protein LOC104706117 translates to MCLEGFPIFDGVAGELRPWISWLEDFFVQENFTADEKLNLAHSLLEGEADAHVQWRQSFMPFQSWEDLKDVLVLGFGKRDDPEKMRMMLENERKIQQFIKKQRDDLEADRSVEPEFVVADMIHSEEGSRQEKKAIQETFGLAVSNECVSIATSAAEKVTIHSEEAIFHKESLVQNQFNTQHQVLISDLEPSRSVLQLGFSGMDLVLANRKLGEKHFENPIFEALNGVAWIFTEESPKSQEVEVRLTNTNLSLFFDGNVAAQFQIVYGSEMDPYGYQVFDQISLRGYNLLQHKKMSKFPKSWMFKFKNSLEAQNSAPEQLLFLDIVADAKGTRDGLQGLQGLSISDIVLLQQITYKMRIETVAVAWMLYRMEQRVDSTFAKVNLSILAQLIFGETDVKHKWKSKELQAVLIIDKNSRGSDVTYGTCSAATVDKRGYFSLWHRWRDKGQNKEHGLVIVYKFQIEQQIDVWWSQIGQVIQPATFASMLLTLSITPTNPQQPVYMMIKHDSIIQRALEQI, encoded by the exons ATGTGTCTTGAGGGATTTCCCATCTTCGATGGTGTTGCCGGTGAACTACGACCATGGATTTCATGGCTGGAGGATTTCTTTGTTCAAGAGAATTTCACGGCGGATGAGAAACTGAATCTTGCACATAGTCTTCTCGAAGGTGAAGCCGACGCTCATGTTCAATGGCGACAATCGTTTATGCCTTTCCAAAGCTGGGAAGACTTGAAAGATGTTTTGGTACTGGGTTTTGGAAAAAGAGACGATCCTGAAAAAATGAGGATGATGCTTGAGAACGAACGTAAGATACAACAATTCATCAAGAAGCAAAGAGACGATCTAGAGGCTGACAGGAGTGTTGAACCAGAATTTGTGGTGGCTGATATGATTCACAGTGAGGAAGGCTCGCGTCAGGAGAAGAAAGCCATTCAAGAAACATTTGGTTTGGCTGTTTCCAATGAATGTGTATCAATAGCAACTTCTGCTGCAGAAAAAGTTACAATTCACAGTGAAGAAGCAATTTTTCACAAAGAATCGTTGGTCCAGAATCAATTCAACACACAACATCAGGTATTGATCTCTGACTTGGAACCTAGCCGTAGTGTTCTTCAGTTAGGATTTTCTGGAATGGATTTAGTTTTGGCAAATAGAAAACTTGGGGAAAAGCACTTTGAGAATCCAAtctttgaagctcttaatgGAGTAGCATGGATCTTTACTGAAGAATCGCCAAAGAGTCAAGAAGTTGAGGTGAGGTTAACAAACACGAATTTGAGCTTGTTCTTTGATGGAAATGTTGCGGCTCAGTTTCAGATTGTGTATGGTAGCGAGATGGACCCTTATGGCTACCAAGTGTTCGATCAAATATCTCTTAGAGGGTACAACTTACTGCAACATAAGAAGATGAGCAAGTTTCCTAAGTCATGGATGTTCAAGTTCAAGAACAGTTTGGAGGCACAAAATTCAGCAC CAGAACAACTATTGTTTCTAGATATAGTTGCAGATGCGAAAGGAACAAGAGACGGCTTGCAGGGCTTGCAGGGACTATCTATTAGTGATATTGTGTTGCTGCAACAGATTACCTACAAGATGAGAATTGAAACCGTAGCGGTTGCATGGATGCTTTATAGAATGGAACAGCGTGTGGATAGTACATTTGCCAAAGTGAATCTAAGTATATTAGCACAGCTTATTTTTGGTGAGACCGATGTAAAGCACAAATGGAAATCTAAGGAACTACAAGCAGTCTTGATAATTGACAAGAATTCACGTGGAAGTGATGTTACATATGGCACCTGCTCTGCTGCAACTGTTGACAAGAGAGGGTATTTTTCTTTGTGGCATCGTTGGAGAGACAAGGGACAGAACAAAGAGCATGGACTCGTCATTGTTTACAAGTTCCAAATCGAACAACAGATTGATGTGTGGTGGTCTCAGATTGGGCAAGTCATTCAACCTGCAACTTTTGCATCTATGTTGTTGACTCTGTCAATCACCCCAACAAATCCGCAGCAGCCCGTCTACATGATGATCAAGCATGATTCTATCATTCAAAGAGCATTGGAGCAGATTTGA